The genomic segment CGCCCGAAAAAAGCACCTGTGGGGCCCACTGTCATGATCACCTCCGCTGCCTAACTATTAAGTGAACCGCTCGGTCTCTTGGGATACACACGCGGTCTATCCCGCACTGAATCGTCTCCATGCCTACGAGAAACGTCCGCAATATCCGCCCCTTGTACGACTTTGTCAAGATGCCGCAGGCTGGGATAGACGGCGAAGCCGGGCGGTGTATCCAGCTATTGGCCCGCAGTATATCCAGCCATCAACTCCACACAGATGGCCTGGTCGGAGGCGGTCAGAAGGGAGATACGGGGACCGCGACTTTGTGTGGAGCTTCGTGTCAACTTGCCCGGGTGGGCTGGTTCAAAACGGACTGACCGGATGGGCTATGGAGGCGGACGGCAGGCGGGCGCGGGATGTCGGAGCGCCGAAAGGGTGCCGGGCGCCGTTCTAATATTCCGATGAGGCGACCGGCCAACGGTAAGGCCGGGAACAGCCGTGGCTGCTCAACGCATCATGACCGCATCACCCATTGCAATCGAAGAGCAACGGGTACCCGGCTGCCCGCCGTTCGTCAGCCGCATAGTTGACGTGAGGGTTCGGAAAAGAAGTTACGCGGCGGCCTTGGCGGATGGGCCGGCCCCACCGCAGGGCTCATGATGCGCCTACATCGAAGAACCGCTGAGCCGCGTCCAGGAATTCACGGGCCTGGTCGATCCGCTTGGTCACGGATTCCTTGTCGAAGGATACATCCACATCGTAGTCTCCGCGCAGGCGGTCAGCGAAGGCATCCAGGAGCCAACGATGGTATTTGGGGTCCAAGAGTCCCGTTTTGGCAAAGGCCTCTCCATATGCCGCGTGAACGCTGGCGTGCTTGCGATAGCGTAGGTCCCGCTCTCTGAGCAGCGCTTGAGCCGCATGCAGCATCGCGTAGTAGCAGCGTCCCGCGGCGGATTCATAGTCCCTTTCCCGCAGAAGACTCTCCGCCGCCCGCAGTGTGCGAGCCGCCTTCTCCAGGAACTTACGGGCCTCGTCTTTCATGCAGGAACCGCTTCCTCTCGGACATTGAGGAAGAAGTTCGTCTGGTCCGTCTGCCAGCGCTGCTCCGAGGCGAACACCCGGCTGATCGTGACGCCGGACCTCAACGACAGCGTCGAGACCACCTCGCCGGTCCGGTCGATCTCCTGTGAGTAGTTGTCCACGCGGTCCAGGACGATCAGCACATCCATGTCTGACGCTTCGTCAGCCTCGCCACGGGCATAGGAACCGAAGAGATACACTCCCCTGAGCCTCGCTCCATAGAGCTGCCCAAGATGCTCTTTCAATTCCTTCAAAAGCCGTTGAATATGCTCGCTCACGTGTTTACCCTCTCCCGTCGGTTGACTTCCATACCTGCAACCGCAGGGTTCCGGATGCGGA from the Nitrospirota bacterium genome contains:
- a CDS encoding HEPN domain-containing protein; amino-acid sequence: MKDEARKFLEKAARTLRAAESLLRERDYESAAGRCYYAMLHAAQALLRERDLRYRKHASVHAAYGEAFAKTGLLDPKYHRWLLDAFADRLRGDYDVDVSFDKESVTKRIDQAREFLDAAQRFFDVGAS
- a CDS encoding nucleotidyltransferase domain-containing protein — its product is MSEHIQRLLKELKEHLGQLYGARLRGVYLFGSYARGEADEASDMDVLIVLDRVDNYSQEIDRTGEVVSTLSLRSGVTISRVFASEQRWQTDQTNFFLNVREEAVPA